From the Mangifera indica cultivar Alphonso chromosome 10, CATAS_Mindica_2.1, whole genome shotgun sequence genome, one window contains:
- the LOC123226830 gene encoding high mobility group B protein 1-like, with protein MKVSKGKGPVKKEKKEVLKPVEDRKLGKRKAALKAVKSSNKRAKNAKSAKNDPNKPKRPPSAFFIFLGEFRKVYKQEHPNIKAVSAVGKAGGEKWKSFTDSEKAPYEAKAAKGKSEYEKLMAAYNKKKESSEDDGEEEEQESEKSKSEEEDEEEDEDED; from the exons ATGAAGGTTTCCAAGGGCAAAGGGCCAgtgaagaaggaaaagaaggaaGTGTTGAAGCCTGTTGAGGACAG AAAGCTAGGAAAGCGAAAGGCTGCATTGAAGGCTGTTAAGAGTAGCAACAAACGAGCGAAGAATGCTAAGTCAGCTAAGAATGATCCTAATAAACCAAAGAGGCCTCCTAGtgctttctttattttcct AGGAGAGTTCAGGAAGGTTTACAAACAAGAGCATCCCAACATAAAAGCTGTCTCAGCT GTGGGAAAAGCTGGGGGAGAGAAGTGGAAATCCTTCACTGATTCA gAAAAAGCTCCGTATGAAGCAAAAGCAGCAAAAGGGAAATCAGAGTATGAAAAGCTTATGGCAGCATACAACAAGAAAAAG GAAAGTAGCGAGGAtgatggagaagaagaagaacaggaGTCTGAAAAGTCAAAATCTGAG GaggaagatgaggaagaagatgaggatgagGACTAA